One window from the genome of Cyclobacterium amurskyense encodes:
- a CDS encoding ferritin-like domain-containing protein produces MDRENNKLNIQLSEILEKNKDAEKGYATAAANTKNPELRSFFLKRSNERRDFNLRLKRELAANFDEMNTEGSFTGSIHRAWMDAKSFIAGNNDAEMLEEAIRGDKAALEEYEELLEVQHLPIMLDQIIQNHAIKIRTDLEQIKSLKDIVE; encoded by the coding sequence ATGGATAGGGAAAATAATAAACTGAACATTCAACTTTCTGAGATTTTAGAAAAAAATAAGGATGCGGAGAAAGGATATGCAACGGCTGCCGCAAATACAAAAAACCCTGAACTAAGAAGCTTTTTCCTAAAAAGGTCAAATGAACGCAGGGATTTTAATTTAAGATTGAAAAGAGAATTGGCAGCCAATTTTGATGAAATGAATACAGAAGGTAGTTTTACTGGTTCCATTCATCGTGCATGGATGGATGCAAAATCATTTATAGCAGGAAACAATGATGCTGAAATGCTTGAGGAGGCTATCCGAGGGGATAAGGCTGCTTTAGAAGAGTATGAAGAATTATTGGAAGTCCAACATTTACCAATAATGTTAGATCAAATAATTCAGAATCATGCCATTAAAATCAGAACGGATCTGGAGCAAATAAAATCACTGAAAGATATAGTGGAATAA
- a CDS encoding dipeptidase, which produces MKRRNLIKGLTLLPIAGSVLPLHSLLAGANGSKKLPVMPQDTIMPKLHREAFVMDGHVHVMTRELLMNTDIGQRYSDGTVDLPRAKEGGLDAMFFTVYTPEHYYPGRFEVKNTFRVINLALDQIKKNNSVIELALNAKDIKRINMKGKMAAFLDLEGGFDLDGDINLLRALYRLGLRSIQLTAHNTTNAFIDTCNDVSRWGGINDLGREIIAEMNNLGMVINIAHASNDAILQTAEASKHPITYSHGGFYSIVAHPRCITDEAAKAVAAKGGVIGIHFGSLFNNPKYWAWQTAPKETTPESVKESTSMNTIEEVDDAVRKEVPLVFNGTIPDEYWMHVDQLAKVIDYGVNLVGEDHMALGCDLDGGPELPREIKDISDYPQITMAMQRLGYSDKRIKKILGLNWLRVIEEVTGS; this is translated from the coding sequence ATGAAACGCCGAAATCTTATTAAGGGCTTAACCTTATTACCAATAGCAGGAAGTGTATTGCCACTTCATTCTTTATTGGCAGGAGCTAATGGAAGTAAAAAACTTCCAGTGATGCCTCAGGATACAATAATGCCGAAGTTGCATCGTGAAGCATTTGTGATGGATGGACATGTACATGTAATGACCCGTGAGTTGCTGATGAATACTGACATTGGTCAAAGATATTCCGACGGAACCGTTGATTTACCAAGGGCAAAAGAAGGCGGCTTAGATGCCATGTTTTTCACGGTTTATACTCCTGAGCATTATTACCCTGGAAGGTTTGAGGTAAAGAACACGTTTCGTGTTATAAATCTTGCTTTAGATCAGATAAAAAAGAATAACTCAGTCATTGAATTGGCGCTTAATGCTAAAGACATTAAACGAATCAATATGAAAGGTAAAATGGCTGCTTTTCTTGACTTAGAAGGAGGCTTTGACTTAGATGGAGATATTAATTTACTTAGGGCACTTTATCGCTTAGGTTTAAGGTCCATTCAGCTTACTGCACACAATACCACAAATGCCTTTATAGATACTTGCAATGATGTAAGTCGTTGGGGTGGGATAAATGATTTGGGGAGAGAAATTATCGCTGAAATGAATAACCTTGGGATGGTTATTAACATTGCCCATGCATCCAATGACGCCATATTACAAACAGCGGAGGCAAGTAAACACCCAATAACCTACAGTCATGGGGGCTTTTACAGTATTGTGGCACATCCAAGATGTATTACAGATGAGGCAGCAAAGGCCGTGGCAGCAAAAGGAGGGGTGATAGGTATTCACTTTGGCAGTCTATTTAACAATCCTAAATACTGGGCTTGGCAAACAGCCCCTAAAGAAACTACACCCGAGTCAGTGAAGGAATCAACCTCCATGAATACAATTGAAGAGGTTGATGATGCAGTGAGAAAAGAAGTTCCTCTGGTCTTCAATGGCACCATTCCTGACGAATATTGGATGCATGTGGATCAGCTAGCCAAAGTGATCGATTATGGGGTAAATTTAGTTGGTGAGGATCATATGGCCTTAGGTTGTGATTTGGATGGAGGACCTGAATTGCCACGAGAAATTAAAGACATTAGCGATTATCCTCAGATTACAATGGCAATGCAAAGATTGGGGTATAGTGACAAACGAATTAAAAAAATTCTTGGTTTGAACTGGCTACGTGTAATTGAAGAAGTGACGGGGAGCTAA
- a CDS encoding DUF421 domain-containing protein: MESLFTTTWTSIALMAITALGIYISVILLTRISGKRSFSKMSSFDFAMTVAVGSIIATTILSSTVNLTEGVFGLVIVYFLQISIALARRNKFIENIVDNTPLLLMDGEKILDYNLRKARVSESDLRSKLREANVTQLSQVRVVIFETTGDISVLHSQEDQPIDLWLMKDVDRV, encoded by the coding sequence ATGGAAAGCTTGTTTACAACCACCTGGACCTCAATTGCCTTAATGGCAATAACTGCTTTAGGAATCTATATTTCTGTTATTTTACTTACTAGGATTAGCGGTAAGCGAAGCTTTTCAAAAATGTCGAGTTTTGATTTTGCAATGACAGTAGCTGTGGGCTCCATTATAGCCACAACCATCCTTTCTTCAACAGTTAATTTAACTGAAGGGGTATTCGGTTTAGTGATTGTCTATTTTTTACAAATTTCAATAGCCCTGGCTAGAAGAAATAAGTTTATAGAAAACATTGTAGACAACACGCCGCTATTGTTAATGGATGGTGAAAAAATATTGGACTACAATTTAAGAAAAGCGAGGGTCTCTGAAAGTGATCTTCGCTCAAAACTTCGTGAAGCAAACGTAACACAATTGTCTCAAGTAAGGGTGGTTATTTTCGAAACTACGGGTGATATCTCAGTTCTTCATTCTCAGGAGGATCAACCAATTGATTTATGGCTAATGAAAGATGTGGATAGGGTCTAA
- a CDS encoding DUF1328 domain-containing protein, with amino-acid sequence MLKWTIIFFLSAILAAMYGFGGLAEGAEDVAKVMCFIFTGMVFGSLFSNFKRI; translated from the coding sequence ATGCTTAAATGGACAATCATATTCTTTCTATCAGCAATTCTTGCAGCAATGTATGGTTTTGGAGGTTTAGCCGAAGGTGCAGAAGATGTGGCGAAAGTAATGTGTTTTATCTTTACTGGTATGGTTTTTGGATCACTATTTTCAAATTTTAAAAGAATTTGA
- a CDS encoding ATP-binding protein translates to MNVNNRDIESIPKFLHNGGEMGWMIGNKDWKDHPLGIPENWPLSLKLAVSSMLKTAFPNFILWGEEHYCFYNDAYRPSLGKDGKHPIILGQRFEEAFPELVHTLLKEIKNVWHTGDPTWHENQLVSIFRNGKMEDVYWTFSYSVLIGDNEETEGILITCIETTDAVNNLKQLQESESQLAFAIDAAELGAWDFNPLLDTFKGNDRLMEWLGIPKGKAVKLENALKAIVPEDIDRVLGSIKKALIGLNNGKFSDTFSIRNDMTNKVRIVRAKGRVRFNNAQEPVHFNGTLQDVSEQVRYEKKLKLANAQIKKQEQHFRDIVFKAPVGIAIFKGRDLVNIMANNAMLKFVDRDANNFVGKKLFEAMPEVRGTVSHLFEEVFNKQKPTRGTEFQVSIKRDGEIENTYFNFIIQPITFFAGEVVEVMLVTNEVTDFVEAKNALAENESQFRKHMQHSPIAMAILRGKELKIEMANNRMLSHLWNREWEEVEGKRLVEVFPELTNQKYLDELQYVLSTGNGVKSNASKAVINSGGIEKEFFLDYHYLPLSEIDGTISGVIVTATDVTDQVLSRKRLENFTKELESQVDLRTKLLLESNDKLQDSVAKLEIANEELQSFAYVSSHDLQEPLRKIQMYSSVIMENEVERLTDKGKNHFDKISFAASRMRILIDDLLTFSRSNDDITKYESIDLNDVLAQVLEESNSIIEQSNAKVTVEKLPEIEAILFQMRQVFSNLLNNAIKFSRKNVAPEISIRASEVVSNQLSKLNLNQNKKYFAIQVEDNGIGLPKGTEGKIFEVFQRLHGKHEYEGTGIGLAIVKKIISNHKGMVTTKSEEGIGTTFTVILPEKHS, encoded by the coding sequence ATGAATGTAAACAACAGAGATATTGAATCAATCCCTAAATTTCTGCATAATGGCGGAGAGATGGGGTGGATGATAGGCAATAAAGACTGGAAGGATCATCCTTTAGGAATTCCCGAAAATTGGCCCTTGTCATTAAAATTGGCTGTAAGCAGTATGCTGAAAACAGCATTTCCTAATTTTATTCTTTGGGGTGAAGAGCATTATTGTTTTTACAATGATGCTTATCGCCCTAGTTTGGGAAAGGATGGAAAACATCCAATTATCTTAGGTCAGCGATTTGAAGAGGCCTTCCCTGAATTGGTGCATACTTTGTTAAAAGAAATCAAGAACGTCTGGCACACAGGTGATCCAACTTGGCATGAAAATCAGCTTGTTTCCATTTTCAGAAATGGAAAGATGGAAGATGTTTATTGGACTTTTAGTTATAGTGTGCTTATAGGAGATAATGAAGAGACGGAGGGGATTTTAATTACATGCATAGAAACAACCGATGCTGTGAATAATTTAAAACAGCTCCAAGAGAGTGAAAGTCAACTTGCCTTTGCTATTGATGCTGCGGAATTAGGCGCCTGGGATTTTAATCCATTATTGGATACATTTAAAGGGAATGACCGATTAATGGAGTGGCTGGGGATTCCAAAGGGTAAGGCCGTTAAATTGGAAAATGCCCTAAAGGCAATTGTTCCAGAGGATATCGATAGGGTTTTAGGTTCCATAAAAAAAGCCTTGATAGGTCTAAATAATGGTAAATTTTCAGATACTTTTTCCATAAGGAATGATATGACTAATAAAGTTAGAATTGTTCGTGCAAAAGGGAGAGTCCGATTTAATAATGCTCAGGAGCCGGTTCACTTTAATGGTACTTTGCAGGATGTGTCTGAGCAAGTTCGCTATGAAAAAAAGTTAAAGCTCGCCAATGCCCAAATAAAAAAACAAGAGCAGCATTTTAGAGATATTGTTTTCAAAGCACCTGTGGGAATAGCCATTTTTAAAGGGCGGGATTTGGTTAATATAATGGCAAACAATGCAATGTTAAAATTTGTAGATAGGGATGCCAATAATTTTGTAGGTAAAAAACTTTTTGAAGCAATGCCCGAAGTTAGAGGCACTGTCTCTCATTTGTTTGAAGAGGTTTTCAATAAACAAAAACCTACCCGTGGTACTGAATTTCAGGTATCTATAAAAAGAGATGGAGAAATTGAAAACACTTATTTCAATTTTATTATTCAGCCGATTACATTTTTTGCTGGAGAAGTTGTCGAAGTAATGTTAGTAACCAATGAGGTTACTGATTTTGTTGAAGCAAAAAATGCATTGGCTGAAAATGAAAGTCAGTTTAGAAAACACATGCAGCATTCCCCAATTGCCATGGCCATTTTAAGGGGGAAAGAATTGAAAATTGAAATGGCGAATAATCGGATGCTAAGCCATCTGTGGAATAGAGAGTGGGAGGAGGTCGAAGGAAAGCGATTGGTGGAAGTTTTTCCAGAATTAACAAATCAGAAGTATTTGGATGAGCTTCAATATGTGTTGAGTACAGGAAATGGGGTGAAAAGCAATGCCTCTAAAGCTGTCATTAACTCAGGTGGTATAGAGAAAGAATTCTTTTTGGATTACCATTACCTACCCTTGTCTGAAATTGATGGTACTATTTCAGGAGTGATTGTTACAGCTACTGATGTTACAGATCAAGTCTTGTCCAGAAAAAGGCTTGAAAACTTCACAAAGGAATTGGAAAGTCAGGTAGATTTAAGAACAAAACTCCTGCTTGAGTCAAATGACAAATTGCAGGATTCTGTTGCTAAACTTGAAATTGCAAATGAAGAGCTACAATCGTTTGCTTATGTGTCGAGTCATGATCTTCAGGAACCATTGCGGAAAATACAAATGTATTCTTCTGTAATCATGGAAAATGAGGTGGAGAGGCTTACTGATAAAGGGAAAAATCATTTTGATAAAATTTCATTTGCTGCCAGTAGAATGCGGATCCTTATTGATGATTTGCTAACCTTTTCTCGTTCTAATGATGATATTACTAAATATGAATCCATTGATTTAAATGATGTTTTAGCACAAGTCCTTGAAGAATCCAATAGTATAATTGAGCAATCTAATGCTAAGGTAACTGTTGAAAAGCTTCCTGAAATTGAAGCCATTTTATTTCAGATGCGTCAAGTTTTTTCAAACCTATTAAATAATGCCATTAAATTCTCAAGGAAAAATGTGGCTCCTGAAATTAGCATTAGGGCGTCGGAAGTTGTCTCAAATCAATTGTCCAAATTAAATTTAAATCAGAATAAAAAATACTTTGCCATTCAGGTCGAAGATAATGGCATTGGCTTACCCAAAGGTACGGAAGGAAAAATATTTGAAGTTTTTCAAAGGTTACACGGTAAACACGAATATGAGGGCACAGGCATTGGCTTGGCTATTGTGAAAAAGATTATCAGTAATCATAAGGGCATGGTTACAACTAAAAGTGAGGAAGGGATAGGAACTACCTTTACTGTTATCCTGCCAGAAAAACATTCCTAA
- a CDS encoding catalase: MKNKEHKTAKEDQLEKFTKDPKDQALTTRQGVKVNDTNNSLKAGVRGSTLLEDFIIREKITSFDHERIPERIVHARGSGAHGYFELYDSISQYSKAGIFTDPNRKTPVFVRFSTVAGSKGSTDLARDVRGFAVKFYTEEGTWDLVGNNMPIFFIQDAMKFPDLIHAVKPEPNKEIPQAASAHDTFYDFISLTPETLHNQIWVMSDRAIPRSLRMMEGFGIHTYRLVNEKGEAHFVKFHWKPLLGVHSVTWDEATKISGADSDFHRRDLWDAIESGQFPEWELGVQIVPEADEHKYDFDLLDATKLIPEEMVPVKIIGKMTLNRNPENFFAETEQVAFLPGNIVPGIDFTNDPLLQGRLFSYRDTQLSRLGSPNFHQIPINQPLAKSHHNQRDGHMQTEIPKGQTAYFPNTLGGGCPHLSKIAEGAFSSYEERIDGKKIRGRSESFNDFFSQPALFYRSLADWEKKHVANAYSFELGKCNHKHIQERMLWMIAQIDNGLAEEVAGNLGLSVPEKIDQPINQAIGADANVADYQPGPKKNYLDKSAALSQSNTKFDSIATRKVALLAGDGFNMKDFKAMKTALEAENATLSIVAPHGGTIKCDSDMDHPVDASINTTESVLYDALYIPGGQSSVASLLKNAKFKKFINEALKHCKAIAADNEGEHLLDETYVKDFKEDKAILINAEPEAFIKAIAQHRNWDRMEKTEGIPV; encoded by the coding sequence ATGAAAAATAAGGAACATAAAACAGCAAAAGAAGACCAACTAGAAAAGTTTACAAAAGACCCTAAAGACCAAGCGCTTACTACCAGGCAAGGTGTAAAGGTTAATGATACCAATAACTCACTAAAAGCCGGCGTCAGAGGGTCGACACTTTTGGAGGATTTTATCATTAGAGAAAAGATTACCAGTTTTGACCACGAAAGGATTCCAGAACGAATTGTCCATGCCAGAGGGAGTGGGGCGCATGGGTATTTTGAGTTGTATGACAGCATTAGCCAATATTCCAAAGCAGGAATATTTACAGATCCAAATAGAAAAACGCCTGTTTTTGTAAGGTTTTCAACTGTTGCCGGTTCTAAAGGGTCAACTGATCTTGCAAGAGATGTTCGTGGTTTTGCCGTGAAATTTTATACAGAAGAGGGAACCTGGGATTTGGTGGGCAATAACATGCCGATCTTCTTTATTCAGGACGCCATGAAATTTCCTGATCTTATTCACGCAGTGAAGCCAGAGCCCAACAAAGAGATACCTCAAGCGGCTTCGGCCCATGATACTTTTTATGACTTCATATCGCTTACGCCGGAAACCTTACACAATCAGATTTGGGTAATGAGTGATAGGGCCATTCCTAGAAGTCTAAGGATGATGGAAGGGTTTGGAATTCATACTTACCGTCTTGTCAATGAAAAAGGAGAAGCACATTTCGTGAAATTTCACTGGAAACCATTATTAGGAGTGCACTCGGTTACCTGGGATGAGGCAACAAAGATAAGTGGAGCAGATTCTGATTTTCACAGAAGAGACCTTTGGGACGCAATCGAATCCGGCCAATTTCCAGAATGGGAGCTTGGGGTTCAAATCGTACCAGAGGCAGACGAACATAAATATGACTTCGACCTATTAGATGCTACCAAATTGATTCCCGAAGAGATGGTTCCTGTAAAGATTATCGGCAAGATGACTTTGAATAGGAACCCGGAGAATTTTTTCGCAGAAACAGAACAGGTGGCATTCTTGCCTGGAAATATTGTGCCTGGAATTGATTTTACCAATGACCCTTTACTTCAGGGACGATTGTTTTCTTATCGTGATACACAGCTTTCCAGATTAGGAAGCCCAAATTTCCATCAAATACCCATCAATCAGCCTTTAGCCAAGTCGCACCATAACCAACGCGATGGACACATGCAGACCGAAATACCTAAAGGCCAAACTGCTTACTTTCCTAATACACTTGGAGGAGGATGCCCTCATCTTTCTAAAATAGCAGAAGGAGCTTTTTCTTCTTATGAGGAAAGAATTGATGGAAAAAAAATAAGAGGGAGAAGTGAAAGTTTTAATGATTTCTTTTCTCAGCCAGCTCTCTTTTACAGAAGTTTAGCAGATTGGGAAAAAAAGCATGTGGCCAATGCCTATTCCTTTGAATTAGGGAAATGTAACCACAAACACATTCAAGAAAGGATGCTATGGATGATTGCACAAATTGATAATGGATTGGCAGAGGAAGTGGCAGGTAATTTAGGATTAAGTGTTCCTGAAAAAATAGATCAACCCATTAATCAAGCCATAGGTGCAGATGCAAACGTGGCGGATTACCAACCTGGTCCTAAAAAGAATTACCTTGATAAATCCGCTGCATTAAGCCAATCAAATACCAAATTTGACAGCATAGCAACACGCAAAGTAGCTTTGTTGGCTGGAGATGGGTTCAATATGAAGGATTTTAAAGCAATGAAAACGGCATTGGAAGCTGAAAATGCTACACTGAGTATAGTTGCTCCACATGGTGGTACTATTAAGTGTGATTCTGATATGGATCATCCTGTAGATGCAAGCATCAACACCACTGAAAGTGTTTTGTATGATGCACTGTACATACCCGGAGGACAGTCGTCTGTAGCTTCATTGTTGAAAAATGCCAAGTTCAAAAAGTTTATTAATGAAGCTTTAAAACATTGCAAAGCCATTGCTGCGGACAATGAAGGGGAACATCTTCTGGACGAAACATATGTGAAGGATTTTAAGGAAGATAAAGCAATATTGATTAATGCTGAACCTGAAGCTTTTATTAAAGCGATTGCTCAGCATAGAAATTGGGACCGAATGGAAAAAACGGAAGGAATTCCTGTTTAG
- a CDS encoding response regulator, which yields MDELRLFIADDDRDDREMFIEGLAKFPYDHFISQFGNGVELMKSLKSDSPLPDAIFLDLYMPLLNGFDCLTDIRNIPEFSEIGIIIFSTINDQNVIDLLKNNGANQYIQKPASYTDLKTLLFKSLNYVLDTKTDPSIKNQFIILS from the coding sequence ATGGACGAACTTCGGCTGTTTATTGCTGATGATGATAGAGATGATAGGGAAATGTTTATTGAGGGGTTAGCCAAATTCCCTTATGATCATTTTATAAGCCAGTTTGGGAATGGAGTTGAACTAATGAAAAGTCTTAAATCTGATAGCCCTTTACCTGACGCTATTTTTCTTGACTTATATATGCCTTTGCTGAATGGGTTTGATTGTCTAACCGATATTCGAAATATTCCTGAATTTTCTGAGATTGGAATTATAATTTTTTCTACCATCAATGATCAGAATGTGATAGATTTATTGAAGAATAACGGAGCCAATCAATACATCCAAAAGCCCGCTTCATATACGGATTTAAAAACCTTGTTATTTAAATCTTTGAATTATGTTTTGGATACCAAAACTGATCCAAGTATTAAAAATCAATTTATTATATTGTCCTAA
- a CDS encoding DUF808 domain-containing protein: MASGFFALLDDIAMLMDDVATMSKVAAKKTAGILGDDLAVNAEKSSGFIASREIPVLWAITKGSFVNKLIILPAAFLLSAFLPKVITIVLLLGGLYLAYEGAEKVYEFLAGHKHHKPELLSQKLTEEEILASENDKIKSAIFTDFILSVEIVIIALGTVIQEVIWVQILVVSFIAVLATAGVYGIVAVIIRMDDFGYKLISYNEEEKSLSDFFGKLLVKALPLVIKSLSVIGTIALLLVAGGIFVHNIDFFHHLIPALPSILQEFIIGLIVGAVILPFVVLLKWLWNRFFK; this comes from the coding sequence ATGGCTTCAGGTTTTTTTGCATTATTGGATGACATAGCTATGCTTATGGATGATGTGGCTACAATGAGTAAAGTAGCAGCTAAAAAAACGGCGGGTATATTAGGAGATGACCTAGCCGTAAATGCTGAGAAATCATCAGGTTTTATCGCATCTCGTGAAATTCCAGTATTATGGGCCATTACAAAAGGTTCTTTTGTTAATAAATTAATCATTTTGCCGGCTGCATTTTTGCTAAGTGCATTCTTACCTAAGGTAATTACCATTGTATTGCTATTGGGCGGTCTTTATTTGGCCTACGAAGGAGCTGAGAAAGTATATGAATTCCTCGCTGGACATAAGCACCATAAACCTGAACTATTGAGTCAAAAATTAACTGAAGAAGAAATTTTAGCCTCAGAAAATGATAAAATAAAATCTGCCATTTTTACGGACTTTATTTTATCGGTGGAGATTGTAATTATTGCTTTAGGGACAGTGATTCAAGAAGTAATTTGGGTTCAGATTTTGGTGGTTTCTTTTATTGCAGTATTAGCTACTGCAGGTGTTTATGGAATTGTAGCAGTAATAATTAGGATGGATGACTTCGGTTACAAATTGATCTCTTACAATGAGGAGGAGAAAAGCCTTTCTGATTTTTTCGGAAAGCTATTGGTGAAAGCATTACCTCTTGTAATAAAAAGTTTGTCAGTGATAGGTACCATTGCCTTGCTTTTGGTAGCCGGAGGTATTTTTGTACACAATATTGATTTCTTTCACCATTTGATACCTGCGCTACCCTCTATACTTCAGGAGTTTATTATAGGATTGATTGTAGGAGCAGTAATTCTCCCTTTTGTGGTTTTATTAAAGTGGTTATGGAATCGTTTTTTTAAATGA
- a CDS encoding pyridoxamine 5'-phosphate oxidase family protein, producing the protein MSKENLFNREAIDKLKELAEGIQIAILETSLKSLPPHTVPMSTKEVDDEGCIWFLSSEKSVHNQNIDTDNSVQLIYSNPKEMKFLTIFGQAIVYKGRVILERYYEKADNAWFDGVSDPDLTAIKVIPKEAHYWDTENGKFINLLKMGISAVTGNSQDLGTQGDLKISIEEH; encoded by the coding sequence ATGAGTAAAGAAAACTTATTTAATAGAGAAGCCATAGACAAGTTAAAAGAATTGGCTGAAGGTATTCAGATAGCCATATTGGAGACAAGCCTTAAGTCTTTACCTCCGCACACTGTACCAATGAGCACTAAGGAAGTTGATGATGAAGGTTGTATCTGGTTTTTAAGCAGTGAAAAAAGTGTACACAATCAAAATATTGATACAGACAATAGTGTTCAATTGATTTATTCCAATCCGAAAGAAATGAAGTTTTTGACCATATTTGGCCAGGCTATTGTTTATAAGGGAAGAGTGATTTTGGAACGTTACTATGAAAAAGCTGACAATGCATGGTTTGATGGAGTAAGTGACCCTGATTTGACAGCAATTAAAGTTATACCAAAAGAAGCACATTATTGGGATACAGAAAATGGTAAGTTTATTAATTTATTGAAGATGGGGATTAGTGCAGTTACAGGAAATAGCCAAGATTTAGGAACTCAGGGCGATTTGAAAATTTCAATTGAAGAGCATTAG
- a CDS encoding DNA topoisomerase IB yields the protein MDTIREIDDSALCIFRKKWARGFRFIDENGKVIKDKKKLKRLKNLVIPPMWEEVRICRFEDGHIQATGRDKKGRKQYIYHSIYEQKCQEEKFNKMSSFAMALPGIRKKAYKALKAKEWNKTKVLGLMVLILDEYGIRIGNKYYQSSNETIGLTTLRRKHMKIEGDGLVFHYTGKSKIERKVLIDDAELIKLIKESAELPGYEIFRYQDESGNFQAVDSDEVNQFINENMGEEYSSKYFRTWAACRLAVEYYPKAWKELKKSKRKKFSNILIKMVASELGNTPTVCKNYYVHPAIFNEIDQQTLPNPNPFKPTKSLYNLSNSEKLALKIIEKASSEK from the coding sequence ATGGATACAATCAGAGAAATAGATGATTCAGCGCTCTGCATTTTTAGAAAGAAATGGGCTCGGGGATTCAGATTCATTGATGAAAATGGGAAAGTTATTAAGGATAAAAAGAAATTAAAACGGCTAAAAAACCTTGTAATCCCTCCCATGTGGGAAGAAGTAAGGATTTGTCGCTTTGAGGATGGGCACATACAAGCTACTGGAAGAGACAAAAAAGGCAGAAAGCAATACATCTACCATTCTATCTATGAACAAAAATGCCAAGAAGAGAAATTCAATAAAATGTCCAGTTTCGCAATGGCATTACCTGGAATCCGTAAAAAGGCCTATAAAGCTTTAAAAGCAAAGGAATGGAATAAAACAAAAGTACTTGGACTGATGGTATTGATCCTGGATGAATATGGAATCCGAATTGGAAATAAATACTATCAATCCAGTAATGAAACCATTGGGTTGACGACCTTGCGAAGAAAGCACATGAAAATCGAAGGTGATGGGCTTGTATTTCATTATACTGGAAAAAGTAAAATTGAACGTAAAGTGTTGATAGACGATGCTGAACTAATTAAATTAATAAAGGAATCAGCAGAGCTTCCTGGGTATGAAATATTTCGTTACCAGGATGAATCCGGAAATTTCCAAGCTGTAGACAGTGATGAAGTAAATCAGTTTATTAATGAAAATATGGGCGAAGAGTATTCTAGTAAATACTTTCGTACTTGGGCAGCCTGCAGGTTAGCTGTAGAATATTACCCTAAAGCATGGAAAGAACTTAAAAAATCAAAGCGCAAGAAATTTAGCAATATCCTTATAAAAATGGTGGCTTCAGAATTGGGCAACACTCCTACGGTTTGTAAAAACTATTACGTACACCCGGCTATTTTTAATGAAATTGATCAACAAACCCTGCCTAATCCTAATCCATTCAAACCAACAAAGAGTCTCTATAACTTATCTAATAGCGAAAAACTCGCCCTAAAAATTATTGAAAAAGCCTCCTCCGAAAAGTGA
- a CDS encoding hypervirulence associated TUDOR domain-containing protein — translation MADFEAISARNRLSIAYFGFKVGDEVTWNSEVGHVSGTIIKVHTADFDYKGYTHHAIEEEPQYEIKSSKTNYIAANIGKTLKKKP, via the coding sequence GTGGCTGATTTTGAAGCGATTTCAGCACGTAATAGATTGTCTATTGCATATTTCGGGTTCAAAGTAGGAGACGAAGTTACCTGGAACTCAGAAGTTGGGCATGTGTCAGGAACAATCATTAAGGTGCATACTGCTGATTTTGATTACAAGGGGTATACACATCATGCCATCGAGGAAGAACCTCAGTATGAAATAAAAAGCAGCAAGACAAATTACATCGCAGCCAATATAGGCAAAACACTAAAAAAGAAACCTTAA